In a genomic window of Neoarius graeffei isolate fNeoGra1 chromosome 13, fNeoGra1.pri, whole genome shotgun sequence:
- the LOC132896371 gene encoding uncharacterized protein LOC132896371, with protein sequence MSTPDGLTIEVSEMCGVQYGFGSPLYVYVWRLCSDQLTQTPKHLVQLARLNTSSVDTDYMKEEDLHCTAHVHQGQDVEFEKTWFADPHTCERLTLKTTYWSKHYCAVQVHFTRCPNSCINANRSVLKHVMHSLRTEDSEVDCCQHDFFDIIDSIPHVSLAKPRAAHWRDVGKWVKKCAANDNEWSRTEDPSVLFCQRLGVYKQSQAVCVHVKRSVILATDDQGPGDPSRSGLFVSVSTGITPAEVHPKLAGVPNSVWAKGKHDVGLIKNAEPVVITPKSDFRPRQTQYPLKPEAIAVKKARKSSQPDEWRFVQDLQAVNAAVVPRAPDVPNPYTILGQVPADSKWFSVVDLANAFFSIPIHKDSQYWFAFMYDGRPYTFTRLCQGYCESPTIYNQCLRDSLASLTLSPRSALLQYVDDLMICAPTKAQCEDDTITLLRHLAKEGHKASLTKLQFAKQKVHFLGHDITGEGKTLSADRVSAIQKIPKPITVKQVLSFLGMCSYCRAFIPNYSILESPVRELVHGSSLTASSPVVWTPEAEEAFLALKGALQTTPTLGLPDPNKPFVQTVDEKKGFMTSVLLQKHGDRLRPVAYFSSRLDPVAAGLPVCLRAVAAAEKAVTASRNIVGYSNLTLLVPHAVSLLLLEKKTSHLSAQRWLKYNTVILDMPNITVKRCTVLNPASLLPTEDDGEPHDCVALTNDFCSPRADLKSDPLENPDMILYVDGSASRDPETGKNKVGFAVVSDHEVLKASRLPSNLSAQAAELCALIEACKLAAGQSVNIFTDSRYAFGVVHDFGTIWKHRNFLTSTGSPIAHHKLVSELLDAGLLPRAIAVCKCAAHTNNTDLVSQGNARADAAAKCAASASSSPSNLAFPQVSIPCLQLADLQSTATQDERRVWKQAGCILANSVWVCPSGRPCLPKYMFPFYAKLAHGLTHVSKGGMVAEVTKRWFTKGFSNYAAKFCKQCLICAQHNAGQGIRLTQAAHPIPDKPFDHLQMDFIELTPSEGKRYCLVIVDMFSKWVEVFPTAKQDSEAVVKALLRDVIPRWGIPSKISSDNGTPFVNAALKKIGAFLGIDLKQHCAYHPASAGAVERENGSLKNKLSKACAETGLGWTKVLPVALTQMRMQTRPKHGLSPFEILFGRVPNTGIGLAQGTLPDTTLCDDAMLNYCATLSSALKSIHKQVKEALPKPAEGPLHDLQPGDWIVVKDFRRTKWNKPRWNGPFQVLLTTPTAVKVTGRVTWIHASHCRRVPEPAKQEGKEGLSDPDAD encoded by the exons atgtccactccagatgggctaaccattgaagtaagtgaaatgtgcggtgtgcagtatgggtttggaagccccctgtatgtgtatgtctggcggctctgctcagatcagctcacacaaactccaaaacaccttgtacagctcgcacgcttgaacacctcatcagttgacacagattatatgaaagaggaagatttgcattgtacagcacatgttcaccaagggcaagatgtagagtttgaaaagacttggtttgcagacccccacacgtgtgaaagattgaccctcaaaactacatattggtctaaacattattgtgctgtgcaggtccattttactcgttgtccaaacagctgcatcaatgctaatcgcagtgttctcaaacatgttatgcaCAGCCTCAgaacagaggactctgaggttgactgctgccaacatgatttctttgacatcattgattctataccccatgtctcattagcaaaaccgcgagccgcccattggagagacgtggggaagtgggtcaagaagtgtgcagccaatgacaatgaatggtcccgaacagaggaccctagtgtgctgttttgtcaaaggcttggggtctacaagcaaagtcaggctgtgtgtgtgcatgttaagcgcagcgtaatactagccactgatgaccagggtcctggagaCCCCAGccgtagtggcctgtttgtctctgtttccacaggcataactccagcagaggtgcaccccaaattggcgggagttccaaattccgtttgggcaaagggtaaacatgatgtgggcctaataaagaatgctgaaccagtggtgatcacccccaaatcggaTTTCAGGCCTAGGCAGACCCAGtatccactcaaaccagaagcaattgcag ttaagaaggcaagaaaatcgtctcagcccgatgagtggaggtttgtccaagatctgcaagcagtcaatgctgcggttgttccgcGCGCACCTGACGTCCCTAACCCATACACCATTTTGGGCCAGGTGCCCGCTGACAGTAAGTGGTTTTCAGTGGTGGATCTAGCAAATGCGTTCTTTTCTATTCCTATACATAAAGACAGCCAGTATTGGTTTGCCTTTATGTATGACGGTCGTCCATACACTTTCACTCGTTTGTGCCAGGGTTACTGTGAGTCCCCAACCATATACAACCAGTGCCTTAGAGACAGCCTCGCTTCGTTAACTTTGTCACCGAGATCAGCTTTGCTGCAGTATGTTGACGATTTAATGATTTGTGCCCCAACTAAAGCTCAATGTGAGGATGACACCATAACGCTACTGCGACACCTCGCTAAGGAAGGTCATAAGGCTAGCCTCACAAAATTACAGTTTGCAAAACAGAAGGTGCATTTCTTGGGGCATGATATCACAGGGGAGGGAAAAACGCTGTCTGCGGACAGAGTCTCAGCTATTCAGAAAATTCCCAAGCCGATCACTGTGAAAcaagttttgtcatttttgggtatGTGTTCCTATTGCAGAGCATTCATTCCGAATTATTCCATCCTGGAAAGTCCAGTGAGAGAGCTCGTGCACGGTTCGTCCCTCACTGCTTCATCACCTGTCGTATGGACACCAGAAGCTGAAGAAGCATTCCTGGCCCTAAAAGGcgccctgcagaccacacccacactGGGACTGCCTgatcccaataaaccatttgttcaaactgtagatgaaaagaagggctttatgacctctgttcttttgcagaaacacggggatagattgagacctgtagcttacttctccagcaggctggatccagtggcggctggacttcctgtttgcctgcgtgcagttgctgcagctgaaaaggcggtaactgcctccagaaatattgtggggtattctaacctcacccttttggtcccacatgctgtctccctgcttctgttggagaaaaagacgtcacatttgtcagcacagagatggttgaagtataacacagtcatacttgatatgcctaacatcactgtgaaacgttgtactgttctgaatcctgcctctcttctccctacagaggacgatggagagccacatgactgtgttgctctcactaacgatttttgttcccccagggcagacttaaagagcgaccctttggaaaatccagacatgatcctctatgtggatggttcagcctccagagacccagagacgggaaagaacaaagtaggttttgccgtagtctcagatcacgaggtcctcaaggcgtcacgtctgccctcgaacctgtcggcgcaggctgcagagctctgtgccctcattgaggcatgcaaattggcggcagggcaatctgtcaatatttttacggacagtaggtatgcatttggcgttgtgcacgattttggcaccatttggaaacatagaaattttctcactagcacaggatctcccattgcacatcataaattggtctctgagttgttggatgctggtctactccctagagctattgctgtgtgtaagtgtgctgcccatactaacaatactgatcttgtgtctcaagggaatgccagggcggacgcggcagctaagtgtgcagcctcggcttccagttcaccctctaaccttgcctttcctcaggtttctatcccttgtttacagctagcggaccttcagagcactgccacccaggacgagagacgagtctggaaacaggcaggctgtatccttgcaaactcggtctgggtttgtccctcgggccgtccctgtctaccaaaatacatgttccctttctatgcaaaattggcacatgggctcacccatgtgtcaaaaggggggatggtagcagaagtaacaaagagatggttcacaaaggggttttcaaattatgctgcaaaattttgcaagcaatgcttgatatgtgcacaacataatgcaggtcaaggtatcagactaactcaagcagcacacccaataccagacaaaccatttgatcacctccaaatggactttattgaactgacacctagtgaagggaaaaggtactgcctggtaatagttgacatgttttcaaaatgggtagaagtattccccacagctaaacaagactcagaggcagtagtcaaagcactcctgagagatgtaattcctaggtggggtatacctagcaaaatctcaagtgacaatggaacaccctttgttaatgcagccctaaagaaaataggagcattcctagggatagacctgaaacaacattgtgcctatcatcctgccagtgcaggagcagtagagagggaaaatgggtcacttaaaaataaactaagcaaagcttgtgcagaaacagggctaggatggacaaaggtactccctgtagcactcacacaaatgaggatgcaaactaggcctaaacatgggttaagcccattcgaaattctgtttggacgagtacccaacacggggatagggctagctcaaggaacactgccggacaccacactgtgtgatgatgcaatgttgaattactgtgcaacgttgtcctctgctttgaaatctatccacaaacaggtaaaagaagcacttcccaaacccgctgagggacctctgcacgatctacaaccaggggattggatcgtggtgaaggatttccgacgaaccaagtggaacaagccacggtggaacggcccattccaggtcctgctcacgaccccaacggcagtgaaagtcacaggcagagtgacgtggatccacgctagccactgcaggagggttcctgaaccggctaagcaggagggaaaagaaggcctaagtgacccagatgcTGACTAA